Proteins encoded by one window of Cinclus cinclus chromosome 14, bCinCin1.1, whole genome shotgun sequence:
- the LOC134049814 gene encoding protocadherin alpha-2-like: MGERCGAVLRVLVLQAAWALAGGQVRYSVPEEAKAGTVVGRLAQDLGLEAGEAEARRLRLVAQGRRASVEVSGASGALLVSSRLDREELCGKSAPCALRLEVLLERPLRVFHVQLEVTDINDNAPAFPAARKNLSIAEFTTLPGSRFPLEGASDADIGANAQLSYTLSPSEHFSLDLQKTEEDAESLFLVLRRSLDRETIPLHRLVLTASDGGRPSLTGTMELLISVLDVNDNMPQFNQSVYKVQLPENAERGTLVVKVNATDLDEGSNSNISYSVQIVSPQDGRDIFRIDRKSGEIRLLGNLDYEDVSLYRLQVDATDKGTPPLSGHCKVVLEVLDVNDNAPEVWVTSLSVPVSEDASVGTVVALLSVSDRDSGANGRVRCWVWPASPFGLEATFAGSYSLVLREALDRERVSEYEVEVRAEDGGAPALRASRGLRVPVSDVNDNAPAFSQAVYTVLARENNAAGAELARLWARDPDEAGNGRVSYSVWEGGVGGGAAAPSWSSGAVGGGWRAASSYVSVDAESGRLWALQPLDYEELQVLQFEVRAVDAGEPPLCGNATVQLFVLDENDNAPALLLPPAGSAAEAGAVAAEASSGPGSGPGSGSGSGSGSGTLWAWAAWGAPAGQVVAKIRAVDADSGYNAWLRYELWEPRGKGPFRVGLYSGEVSTARPLDEADGPRQRLLIVVRDHGEPARSATATLSVSLLEAAEAALAAGPGSSLSSSSSSSSSWSASGSRSASGVELGAGAASAATNVWLVVAICAVSSLFLLALVLYGASRWAPRAAVLSGPGPTTLVCASEVGSWSYSQRHSRSLCVADGAAKSDLMVFSPNFPPPPPGAAAKDTQPEPSALLDTVSSASSAHVYLFFSSSAPSVMFPEQSLMASNPNCRFQRAVCSLTNDYLSHEHRSPCRYVLARAPELLLVGGEYLGEIKSDDLVGITCGFLLCPHPVSFSSARVVGTTDDSDLFRESDVGGVLDLEMPCGIEMARVLCAYEYLPSETAPWLPLAWHVESVGKEWERLSGDWDLYPRYTDSFKGKCPLKLIPLLGKYFFSEEGSSSEEIARFSVCCLGSECLPERKRRTWNMQAESESGRTEAHDESSGAGAAEQRTVSLQAQERRVGGSAPVRRRARL, from the exons ATGGGCGAGCGTTGTGGTGCGGTGCTGcgggtgctggtgctgcaggcgGCCTGGGCGCTGGCGGGCGGGCAGGTGCGGTACTCGGTGCCGGAGGAAGCCAAGGCCGGCACGGTGGTGGGCCGTCTGGCGCAGGACCTGGGGCTGGAGGCGGGCGAGGCGGAGGCGCGGCGGCTGCGGCTGGTGGCGCAGGGCCGGCGGGCGAGCGTGGAGGTGAGCGGGGCGAGCGGCGCGCTGCTGGTGAGCTCGCGGCTCGACCGGGAGGAGCTGTGCGGCAAGAGCGCGCCGTGCGCGCTGcgcctggaggtgctgctggagcggCCGCTGCGCGTCTTCCATGTGCAGCTGGAGGTCACCGACATCAACGACAATGCCCCCGCCTTCCCCGCCGCCCGAAAAAACCTCAGCATCGCGGAATTCACCACCCTGCCGGGGTCTCGTTTCCCGCTGGAGGGCGCGTCGGATGCGGATATTGGAGCGAACGCGCAGCTCTCCTACACGCTCAGTCCCAGCGAGCACTTCTCGCTGGATTTACAAAAAACCGAGGAGGACGCTGAGTCCTTATTCTTGGTGctcaggagatctctggaccGGGAGACGATTCCCTTGCACCGGTTGGTGCTGACGGCGAGTGACGGGGGCCGGCCGTCTCTGACGGGGACAATGGAGCTGCTGATCTCGGTGCTGGATGTGAATGACAACATGCCGCAATTCAACCAGTCCGTGTACAAAGTACAGCTGCCCGAAAACGCCGAACGAGGCACTTTGGTGGTCAAAGTAAATGCCACGGATTTGGATGAGGGGTCGAACAGTAATATTTCCTATTCGGTCCAGATCGTGTCCCCGCAGGATGGAAGAGACATTTTCAGAATTGACAGAAAGAGCGGAGAGATCCGTCTTCTGGGTAACTTGGACTATGAGGATGTTAGTCTGTATCGCCTGCAAGTGGACGCGACTGATAAAGGGACGCCTCCGCTGTCGGGTCACTGCAAGGtggtgctggaggtgctggacgtgaacgacaacgcgccggaGGTGTGGGTGACGTCGCTGTCGGTGCCGGTGTCGGAGGACGCGTCGGTGGGGACGGTGGTGGCCCTGCTGAGCGTGTCGGACCGAGACTCGGGGGCGAACGGGCGCGTGCGGTGCTGGGTGTGGCCGGCGTCGCCGTTCGGTCTGGAGGCGACGTTCGCGGGCTCGTACTCGCTGGTGCTGCGCGAGGCGCTGGACCGGGAGCGGGTGTCGGAGTACGAGGTGGAGGTGCGTGCGGAGGACGGCGGGGCGCCGGCGCTGCGCGCCAGCCGCGGGCTGCGGGTGCCGGTGTCGGAcgtgaacgacaacgcgcccGCGTTCTCGCAGGCCGTGTACACGGTGCTGGCGCGGGAGAACAacgcggcgggcgcggagctGGCGCGGCTGTGGGCGCGGGACCCGGACGAGGCGGGCAACGGGCGCGTGAGCTACTCGGTGTGGGAGGGCGGCgtgggcggcggggccgcggctccgTCGTGGTCGTCGGGGGCCGTGGGCGGCGGGTGGCGTGCGGCGTCGAGCTACGTGTCGGTGGACGCGGAGAGCGGGCGGCTGTGGGCGCTGCAGCCCTTGGACTacgaggagctgcaggtgctgcagttCGAGGTGCGCGCGGTGGACGCGGGGGAGCCGCCGCTGTGCGGCAACGCCACGGTGCAGCTCTTCGTGCTGGACgagaacgacaacgcgccggcgctgctgctgccgcccgcGGGCTCGGCGGCGGAGGCGGGCGCCGTGGCGGCCGAGGCGTcctcggggccgggctcggggccgggctcgggctcgggctcgggctcgggctcgggcacGCTGTGGGCGTGGGCGGCGTGGGGGGCGCCGGCGGGCCAGGTGGTGGCGAAGATCCGCGCCGTGGACGCCGACTCGGGCTACAACGCGTGGCTGCGCTACGAGCTGTGGGAGCCGCGGGGCAAGGGCCCGTTCCGCGTGGGGCTCTACAGCGGCGAGGTGAGCACGGCGCGGCCGCTGGACGAGGCGGACGGCCCTCGCCAGAGGCTGCTGATCGTCGTGCGCGACCACGGCGAGCCGGCGCGCTCGGCCACGGCCACGCTCAGCGTGTCGCTGCTCGAGGCGGCCGAGGCGGCGCTGGCCGCGGGCCCGGGATCGtcgctctcctcctcctcgtcctcgtcGTCGTCGTGGTCGGCGTCGGGGTCGCGGTCGGCGTCGGGCGTGGAGCTCGGCGCCGGCGCGGCCAGCGCGGCGACCAACGTGTGGCTGGTGGTGGCGATCTGCGCCGTGTccagcctgttcctgctggccctggtgctGTACGGGGCGTCGCGCTGGGCGCCGCGGGCGGCCGTGCTCTCGGGGCCCGGGCCCACGACGCTGGTGTGCGCCAGCGAAGTGGGCAGCTGGTCGTACTCGCAGCGCCACAGCCGCAGCCTGTGCGTGGCGGACGGCGCGGCCAAGAGCGACCTCATGGTTTTCAGCCCCAATTTccctccgccgccgcccggcgcCGCGGCCAAGGACACGCAGCCGGAGCCCTCCGCTCTCCTCGACACGGTCAGTTCTGCTTCCTCTGCTCATGtctacttgtttttttcctcttctgcccCTTCTGTTATGTTCCCTGAGCAGTCTCTGATGGCTTCCAATCCGAATTGCCGATTCCAGAGGGCGGTGTGTTCCTTAACAAATGATTATTTAAGTCACGAGCACCGTTCCCCCTGCCGCTATGTCCTTGCACGAGCTCCAGAACTCCTGCTGGTGGGCGGGGAATACTTGGGAGAAATAAAG AGTGATGACCTTGTTGGTATCAcctgtggttttcttctctgtcctcATCCTGTGTCGTTTTCCTCAGCTAGAGTTGTGGGGACAACTGACGATTCCGACTT GTTCCGAGAGTCTGATGTTGGAGGCGTTCTGGATCTTGAGATGCCATGTGGTATTGAAATGGCCAGAGTCCTTTGTGCTTATGAATATCTCCCATCAGAGACAGCTCCTTGGCTGCCTCTGGCCTGGCATGTGGAAAGTGTTGGAAAAGAGTGG GAGAGGCTCAGTGGGGACTGGGACCT CTACCCCAGGTACACTGATAGTTTTAAGGGCAAGTGTCCTTTAAAACTAATCCCCCTGCTcggaaaatatttcttttctgaagaaggAAGCAGTTCAGAAGAG ATAGCGAGGTTCTCGGTGTGTTGTCTAGGCAGTGAGTGCCTGccagaaaggaagagaagaacgTGGAACATGCAAGCGGAGAGTGAGTCAGGAAGGACTGAGGCTCATGATGAGTCCTCAGGAGCTGGG GCGGCGGAGCAGCGCACGGTGTCGCTGCAGGCTCAGGAACGGCGCGTGGGCGGCTCCGCCCCGGTGCGGCGGAGAGCCCGGCTGTGA